CATGGCCGCCACACCCAAGCCGAGGAGACACCGCATGTGGCTGCGCAATTGCTGGTACGTGATCGCCTGGGACCACGAGATCCCGCCCGCCGACTCGCCGCAACTCTTCACCCGCACCGTGCTCGGCGAACCCGTGCTGGTCTACCGCACGCAGGCCGGTGAGCTCATTGCACTGGAAGACCGCTGCTGCCACCGCCACGCGCCGCTGTCGGTGGGCAAGCGCGAGGGCGACTGCGTGCGCTGCGGCTACCACGGCCTCAAGTTCGACCACCGCGGCCAGTGCGTGGAGGCGCCGGGCATCGAGATCGTGCCCGCCAAGGCGCGCGTGCGGCGCTACCCGCTGGTGCTCAAGAACCGCTGGGTCTTCGTGTGGATGGGCGATCCCGCGCTGGCCGACGACGCGCTGCTGCCCGACAACTTCAGCTGCGATTCGCCCGACTGGCAGCACAAGCCCGGCTACCTGCACTACGACACGCCCTACCTGCTCATTTGCGACAACCTGCTCGACTTTTCGCACCTGAGCTTCGTGCACGAAAAGACCCTGGGCGGCTCCACCCGCATCGCGCAGGCCCGCCCCACCATCGAACCCGTGCCCGGTCCCAACGCCGGCTGGCCGCAGATCGGCATCAAGGTGTCGCGCCACGTGCACGACGTGCCCGCGCCGCCGTTCTACCAGCGCTTCCGCCGCTTCGACACGAACCTTGACCGCTGGTTCGTCTACGACTTCCTGTTGCCCGGCACGCTGCTCATGCACTCGGGCGGGCGGCCCACCGGTACCGGGCCCGACCAGACCGGCCCGTCGG
This is a stretch of genomic DNA from Hydrogenophaga crocea. It encodes these proteins:
- a CDS encoding aromatic ring-hydroxylating dioxygenase subunit alpha, whose product is MWLRNCWYVIAWDHEIPPADSPQLFTRTVLGEPVLVYRTQAGELIALEDRCCHRHAPLSVGKREGDCVRCGYHGLKFDHRGQCVEAPGIEIVPAKARVRRYPLVLKNRWVFVWMGDPALADDALLPDNFSCDSPDWQHKPGYLHYDTPYLLICDNLLDFSHLSFVHEKTLGGSTRIAQARPTIEPVPGPNAGWPQIGIKVSRHVHDVPAPPFYQRFRRFDTNLDRWFVYDFLLPGTLLMHSGGRPTGTGPDQTGPSVRLHSCQTLTPETATTTHYFFQQSHPVGEGDATVTQSIYDSLVAAFNEDRDMITAQHRNLQHNPTLPMMPLAMDAALIQFRRLLEARVQAEQQTPSPWPHAPVAA